One stretch of Gambusia affinis linkage group LG05, SWU_Gaff_1.0, whole genome shotgun sequence DNA includes these proteins:
- the cep192 gene encoding centrosomal protein of 192 kDa isoform X4 has protein sequence MAESFYKLEDEAFPSFLGRSLDSDRATLENVTLGSGPGLPVAASTVAKIRPSSDSRGDHEEASYLEGRAQLGKSQSSVAGHPKFSLGFKDDLETADDFIATHQLTDMLIKISLDGSASRNQGSVFGLLPTQTGSVSGRPTERGSDLSTGPLTIAHVGQKNNKKAVAVTSEADRLQAGVLDSDSCSGSNSSFLVHEKLMSMDTMNSDVTDDDLDLNNLPDDELEVYFNKLVPPATQRGRVEGQEIPVTGVGVAAGYTSDASSEEAHKRRYQFLNPEDFRMPDVRLAATGMDSCPASDEDTEDELETARRNNAKTRLLPSTSRQLVGESNRPSFRPGLEGGSSGDEASSGRGGPSLLPGIGHRRSAEGQVISSPVAGDGGGGDGSSGSEESGNDGGVSTIPVPVKVLTTYEALRGLGIVGSSPLSEEDNKDFSSLPQNMRNDFSRFTQIGDRVGPVGTGEASSSSAVASSASHTHWSRMLDRQEALDAIESTDCGPTAERVLDSVYLRRPQDPTNDTASLLQNTHGSFHLSQMLDTNQDATDDEAVDEPDGGRYSLGPRGGPCGDVAASEASDGASEDENPLSTSLEAKYFSQSFQEDPEESDDGWTNCPDRMELEFQQGANAGQSVVYQNEEGKWVTDLAYYSNFEKEVDEKKLDNSSQFQNEDFLPASDAMEKIVKDQEAFEKEHQFMQEEQIEPAAGGNSTFHSDSSWKIPPSNHSLMRASQGLSEIKQGDESYLRLSLGQFFSQRSEALGCLGSANGDDVKRPSFGYIITSPEKREPFPLIQPSDFSFDDNLHLGATVDFGEVDKTLNTEDLDKTLNAASERLPPKGVPDPEPCKTEDHKGAAMSEYTPGSGSESTMASQSVLSPDNNSSSLMLSISTIASAIANASISTDPTQLAAMIVGLSKKTRARSGPESGAAHKQPPNTDHHRSICVGETSAFDMEKYLKTTNVSGGSELSDAHTTFNLSSWADGHSSCQKNPLSGCPSKQDSTTLEFNAATKGGRPDRSSGPRLSLDSARRTVESGQNSEPFKNDKSLPRASQSWRKSQSGLPLKTSSPPTLSLRRVGQDPQDGPRGSAEITPGNLTTTLPGSSEKQADVPGERAQPSQGPLPGMQGHFPEPSVEETQSNFRPSTSPLTHSSPSQTSITTADTWLADRRPGPDLSPESVCSSPSLSRLTYISVNDRTGLPTPERPKRESTMGLSTTIIRFSPTPPVEPDLQPNPGRSLDIMQQSKSLDPLPPPQDKSPEVQCSGAALSCTRSQSECSYPPAPGDVVPGFTSHRILPDSSNRKLTKVDSGYSSNLNIQHTISSSAPPGPQQWGAAPSASSSLYSNGLCMAPPPYTAEALHYVHIPGFKPQCPSMVDLSHKGDVQSILTRRSLVSSSLPVQFLGADAQLHSGTLHMGPPGNGLYNMSSTGSLVIPGSAGPHPLTLPHQSHHEMGIMGKPYNYYGGDSMVTGGLEVLRGQVVVPEELRFPHACCVGIASQTSLSLFNPSERWQQVSITVTNLAIDGEKVDSLPYQWLMVKNKTIIGPKSTEEQKVLLVPPQPGVYQCILSVCSWPASAETELAARANIFAKRVVLIAVAENPDLAIEVGESGCLDFGDLPEGSAKSLPLRLLNRTHATVPIRLVISANATAWRCFTFSKDPVGVTPEATQQAAHMAPLTSPSVMNHVMHASYGENPESFMVWVHFKAPQKFRTSSEALGPADEYSARVDIEMDSPGPSRIITSIPLKAKSGTARVHAPKDLQTVSLFAPVGKSSEQTLPLKNAGNIDVRLKLKISGSSDSFSVTPDELSLRVAEEQDVVLSFKAQSSRKRKESLLTVLVLPSGPQYEVTLKGEVVPSDSGNPAAPSAPVCGPSLTSDIPPILSNKQFVAWGGVTLGRAIQQKLVLRNDSTSTTQQLRLLIRGQDQDCFQLQSLFSPEECLTHHGELSIRPKEDVSVHLLFAPTRVACMLAKLEIKQSGVRSSQPGVKFIIPLSGYGGTSNIILEDQRKHSDGYVATLPDVAVGSVSKVCLCVRNTGSRAAFVKAVAFSDIQSRSLMHSSVMSLSPSQFVLKERTQEVITVLMKSTHREASLCESASSPLATVCLFCGDEVSRQQYRRLLECKPEAGRKALSENSLLKNIDFTETFLGEETVKEAYDLPLRPNEAHIFNSNMSKVLVVLLGRIKSADSEESEHDKPQLPSDSHCFQADSGFPNGSVSLDVLPVKGPQGPSLKVTRSSSKAPDSQHSQSESWIIHPQQLVLAAPTINGPSSTSQIQIQNNTSGELNFDLSWPAHCLTITPQHGVIEPQSQLQILISPNPSLATKSALLPWSGQIYVQCDGQQKFIKVQIRRDLALDVSAAPADSSLSVLPAQAATPVLPVPRLGNKPPTAAPSLMEIKNKTITFPATLSGETSEAQLEVQNGEVEVRWYLSSFAPPYVKGVDDSEDVYRATYTAFRCSRVSGTLGAHEKMQVPVTFLPRDRGTYVQFWDMECHPVSEPQQKSRIRFQLSGTGVKSGPMVGPQEGNCFLVRTEATEKSSKRSDSSASKAGQEEAVRRGVYSPQDLYTFPHTRLGESSTLKVNIRNNSSEKHELRFIKPKEPFHMKHFEYSLRSQHYVKLPVQFKPTTAGKHTGLLLIQSESSGSLVVQLSGEAFL, from the exons ATGGCGGAGAGTTTTTACAAGCTGGAGGACGAAGCCTTCCCCAGTTTCCTCGGCAGGTCTCTGGACAGCGACCGCGCCACACTGGAGAATGTTACTCTGGGTTCAGGACCTGGGCTGCCTGTGGCTGCCTCCACGGTAGCTAAAATTAGACCCAGCTCCGACAGCAG AGGAGATCACGAGGAAGCTTCATATCTGGAGGGCAGAGCACAACTAGGCAAGTCACAGTCATCTGTTGCAGGACATCCCAAGTTTTCCCTTGGCTTCAAAGATGATTT GGAGACTGCAGATGACTTCATTGCCACCCACCAGCTGACAGACATGCTTATTAAGATCAGTCTGGATGGGAGTGCATCCAGAAACCAAGGCTCTGTATTTGGCCTTCTTCCCACCCAAACAGGTTCAGTGTCTGGTCGGCCCACAGAGCGAGGGAGCG atCTTTCAACTGGTCCTTTGACAATTGCCCACGTTGGCcagaagaacaataaaaag GCTGTAGCGGTTACATCTGAGGCAGACCGCTTGCAGGCCGGTGTACTGGACAGTGACTCCTGCAGTGGCAGTAATTCCAGCTTCCTGGTCCATGAAAAGCTCATGTCTATGGACACCATGAACAGTGATGTGACAG ATGATGACCTTGACCTGAACAACCTGCCTGATGATGAACTAGAGGTATATTTCAACAAACTGGTTCCTCCAGCAACACAGAGAGGCAGAGTGGAGGGGCAGGAGATTCCTGTGACT GGAGTGGGGGTTGCTGCAGGTTACACATCTGATGCCAGTTCAGAAGAGGCACATAAGCGAAGATACCAGTTCCTCAATCCG GAGGATTTCCGGATGCCTGATGTGAGACTCGCTGCCACCGGCATGGACTCGTGTCCAGCCAGTGACGAGGACACCGAGGACGAGCTGGAGACGGCCAGAAGGAACAACGCCAAGACACGGCTGTTGCCCAGCACGTCCAGGCAACTG GTTGGAGAAAGTAACCGTCCCAGTTTTAGGCCGGGTTTAGAAGGCGGCAGTTCGGGCGACGAGGCTTCCTCTGGTCGTGGCGGTCCATCACTGCTTCCTGGGATCGGACACAGGCGATCAGCTGAAGGACAGGTCATCAGCTCTCCTGTTGCAG GGGATGGAGGCGGCGGCGACGGCAGCAGCGGCAGTGAGGAAAGCGGAAACGACGGCGGCGTTTCCACCATCCCTGttccagtcaaagtcctgaccaCGTACGAAGCCCTGCGTGGCCTGGGGATTGTTGGGAGCAGTCCGCTCAGTGAGGAGGACAATAAGGACTTCAGCAGTCTCCCACAGAACATGAGGAACGATTTTTCCAGATTTACACAG ATCGGCGACCGCGTCGGACCTGTAGGAACCGGTGAGGCCAGCTCGTCCTCCGCAGTGGCATCATCAGCATCCCACACGCACTGGAGCAGGATGCTGGACAGACAAGAGGCCCTG GATGCCATAGAGAGCACGGATTGTGGCCCCACGGCCGAGCGCGTCCTGGATTCAGTCTACCTGAGGAGACCACAGGATCCAACTAACGACACCGCCTCTCTTCTTCAAAACACACACGGCAGTTTCCATCTTTCCCAG ATGCTGGACACCAACCAGGATGCCACTGATGACGAGGCAGTGGATGAGCCTGATGGGGGCCGGTACTCGTTGGGCCCTAGAGGAGGCCCCTGTGGTGATGTGGCAGCTTCTGAAGCTTCGGATGGTGCCAGTGAAGATGAGAACCCTCTGTCCACTTCGCTGGAAGCAAAGTATTTCTCCCAGAGCTTCCAGGAGGATCCGGAGGAGTCGGATGACGGCTGGACCAACTGTCCAGACAGAATGGAGCTGGAGTTTCAGCAAG GAGCCAACGCCGGTCAGAGTGTCGTTTACCAGAATGAAGAAGGAAAGTGGGTCACCGACCTGGCTTATTACTCCAACTTTGAGAAAGAGGTTGATGAGAAGAAATTGGATAATAGCAGTCAGTTTCAAAATGAGGACTTTCTACCTGCTA GTGATGCTATGGAGAAGATAGTGAAGGATCAAGAGGCGTTTGAGAAAGAGCACCAGTTTATGCAG GAGGAGCAGATTGAGCCAGCAGCTGGAGGCAACAGCACCTTCCACAGTGACTCTTCCTGGAAGATTCCGCCCAGCAACCACAGCCTGATGAGGGCTTCCCAGGGCTTGTCGGAGATCAAGCAGGGAGATGAAAGCTACCTGCGGCTGTCTTTAGGACAGTTCTTCAGCCAGCGCTCAGAAGCTCTGGGCTGCCTGGGCAGTGCTAATGGAGATGATGTCAAACGG CCATCCTTTGGTTACATCATCACCTCTCCAGAAAAGAGGGAACCTTTTCCACTCATCCAACCATCTGACTTCTCATTTGATGACAACTTGCATCTCGGTGCCACTGTAGACTTTGGTGAAGTAGACAAAACTCTCAACACAG AAGATTTGGACAAAACTCTGAATGCTGCTAGTGAAAGATTGCCACCAAAAGGGGTTCCTGACCCAGAACCTTGTAAAACTGAG GACCATAAAGGAGCTGCCATGTCTGAATACACTCCAGGCTCAGGATCTGAGTCGACCATGGCGAGCCAAAGTGTTTTGTCTCCAGATAACAACAGCAGCTCGTTGATGCTCAGCATCAGCACAATTGCTTCGGCTATCGCCAACGCTTCCATCAGCACCGACCCGACCCAGCTGGCTGCTATGATCGTGGGTCTATCCAAGAAAACCAGGGCCAGGAGTGGGCCGGAGTCCGGCGCCGCCCACAAACAGCCGCCCAACACGGATCATCAT AGGAGCATCTGTGTTGGAGAGACGAGCGCCTTCGACATGGAAAAATACTTGAAGACGACCAATGTGTCTGGCGGCAGCGAATTATCTGACGCGCACACGACCTTTAACCTGAGCAGCTGGGCCGATGGTCACAGCAGCTGTCAGAAGAACCCCCTGTCAGGGTGTCCAAGTAAACAGGACAGCACAACTCTGGAGTTTAATGCAGCCACAAAGGGTGGCAGACCTGACAGGAGCTCCGGGCCTCGTTTGTCTCTCGACTCTGCCAGACGGACGGTGGAGTCGGGACAGAATTCAGAACCGTTTAAGAATGACAAAAGCTTACCCAGAGCCTCCCAAAGCTGGAGGAAGTCCCAGTCAGGCTTGCCTCTCAAAACTTCGTCCCCACCGACCCTGAGCTTGAGAAGAGTAGGTCAGGACCCGCAGGACGGGCCCAGAGGTTCTGCAGAGATCACACCAGGGAATTTAACCACAACTCTACCTGGAAGCTCGGAGAAGCAGGCAGACGTCCCAGGAGAGAGAGCTCAGCCTTCACAAGGTCCTCTACCTG GCATGCAGGGACATTTCCCTGAGCCAAGTGTGGAGGAGACTCAGAGCAACTTCAGGCCTTCCACTTCCCCTCTGACCCACTCTTCTCCCAGTCAGACCTCCATTACCACTGCTGATACCTG GCTGGCAGACAGACGTCCAGGTCCTGACCTCTCACCTGAGTCGGTCTGTTCCAGCCCCAGTCTCAGCAGGCTCACGTACATCTCAGTAAACGACAGAACTGGTCTGCCCACACCTGAGCGACCAAAG AGGGAATCCACCATGGGACTGAGCACCACCATCATCAGGTTCAGCCCCACCCCACCTGTGGAACCAGATCTACAGCCTAACCCAGGCAGAAGTCTTGATATCATGCAGCAGTCTAAAAGCCTGGACCCCCTACCGCCACCGCAGGACAAAAGCCCCGAGGTCCAATGTAGCGGCGCCGCTCTTAGCTGCACCCGCAGCCAGAGTGAATGTAGCTACCCTCCTGCTCCTGGGGACGTCGTACCTGGATTCACAAGTCACAGGATCCTGCCGGACTCCAGCAATAGGAAGTTGACTAAAGTGGACTCGGGCTACAGCAGCAACCTAAACATCCAGCATACCATCAgctcttcagctcctccaggacCCCAGCAGTGGGGAGCCGCCCCCTCTGCGTCGTCATCGCTGTACTCAAACGGGCTCTGCATGGCGCCCCCTCCTTACACAGCAGAGGCCCTTCATTATGTCCACATCCCAGGTTTTAAGCCTCAGTGTCCAAGCATGGTGGATCTTTCCCACAAAGGAGATGTCCAGTCCATCCTCACCAGACGCTCCCTCGTCAGCTCGTCGCTACCTGTGCAGTTCCTGGGAGCTGATGCCCAGCTGCATTCTGGGACTTTGCATATGGGACCACCAGGAAACGGTCTTTACAACATGTCCTCTACAG GTTCTCTGGTGATTCCAGGATCTGCTGGACCTCATCCCCTCACTTTACCCCATCAGAGTCATCATGAAATGGGAATAATGGGGAAACCCTACAACTATTATGGTGGAGATTCTATGGTGACCGGCGGTCTTGAAGTACTGAGAG GCCAAGTTGTGGTACCAGAGGAGCTTCGCTTCCCTCACGCCTGCTGTGTCGGCATCGCCTCGCAAACCTCCCTCAGCCTCTTCAATCCGTCTGAGAGATGGCAGCAGGTCTCCATCACTGTCACCAACCTGGCCATTGATGGGGAGAAG GTGGACAGCTTACCTTACCAGTGGCTGATGGTGAAAAACAAGACGATCATCGGTCCCAAGAGTACAGAGGAGCAGAAAGTGCTACTTGTCCCTCCGCAGCCTGGAGTCTACCAGTGCATCCTCAGTGTTTGCTCCTGGCCCGCCTCGGCTGAGACAGAGCTGGCTGCCAGAGCCAACATCTTTGCCAAACGGGTGGTGCTTATTGCAGTGGCAGAAAACCCAGATTTAGCG ATAGAAGTTGGTGAATCTGGCTGTTTGGATTTTGGAGACTTGCCAGAAGGGAGTGCTAAATCTCTACCTCTCAGACTGCTGAACAGAACCCATGCTACTGTACCCATCCGCCTGGTGATCAGCGCC AATGCCACAGCGTGGCGATGCTTCACCTTCTCCAAAGACCCCGTTGGTGTGACGCCTGAGGCGACACAGCAGGCTGCACACATGGCCCCGTTGACCTCTCCTTCGGTCATGAATCATGTGATGCATGCCAGCTATGGAGAG AACCCAGAAAGCTTCATGGTCTGGGTCCATTTCAAGGCTCCTCAGAAGTTCAGAACTTCTTCAG AAGCCCTGGGTCCAGCTGATGAGTACAGTGCTCGTGTGGACATTGAAATGGACTCTCCAGGTCCCAGTCGCATCATTACGAGTATCCCCCTGAAGGCCAAGTCTGGAACTGCAAGAGTCCATGCTCCTAAAGATCTGCAG aCTGTGAGCCTTTTTGCGCCTGTGGGTAAAAGTAGTGAACAGACTCTGCCATTAAAGAATGCAGGAAACATCGATGTTCGGTTGAAACTCAAG ATCAGTGGCAGCAGCGATAGCTTTTCGGTGACGCCCGATGAACTGTCCCTGAGAGTGGCAGAAGAACAAGATGTCGTTTTATCATTTAAAGCACAAAGCAGCAGGAAGCGTAAAGAAAG CCTTCTCACGGTGTTGGTGCTGCCGTCGGGCCCTCAGTACGAGGTGACGCTGAAAGGAGAAGTGGTCCCTTCTGACTCCGGGAACCCAGCGGCTCCCTCTGCTCCTGTCTGTGGTCCCTCGCTGACCAGTGACATCCCACCAATCCTCTCCAATAAGCAGTTTGTGGCCTGGGGAGGGGTCACCCTGGGACGAGCTAT CCAACAGAAGCTGGTTCTAAGAAACGACTCGACCAGCACCACACAGCAGCTGCGTTTGCTTATCCGTGGTCAGGACCAAGACTGTTTTCAG CTCCAGAGCTTGTTCAGCCCTGAGGAGTGTCTGACCCACCATGGAGAGCTGTCCATTCGGCCCAAGGAGGATGTATCCGTCCACCTGCTCTTTGCTCCCACCAGGGTGGCCTGCATGTTGGCCAAGCTGGAAATTAAACAGTCTGGAGTTCGCTCATCACAACCTGGAGTCAAATTCATT ATTCCGCTGTCGGGCTACGGCGGCACCAGCAATATCATCCTGGAGGACCAGAGGAAGCACAGCGACGGCTACGTGGCGACGCTGCCCGACGTCGCTGTCGGCTCTGTCAGCaaagtgtgtctgtgtgtgaggaACACCGGCTCCAGAGCTGCCTTTGTTAAAGCCGTGGCCTTCTCTGACATCCAGAGCCGGTCGCTTATGCATTCCTCCGTCATGAGCCTGTCACCGTCACAGTTCGTCCTGAAGGAACGGACGCAAGAG gTGATCACTGTTCTAATGAAGTCCACCCATAGAGAGGCGAGTCTGTGTGAGTCAGCCAGTAGCCCCTTGGCCACAGTCTGCCTCTTTTGTGGAGATGAGGTCTCCAGGCAGCAGTACAGGAG GTTGCTGGAGTGCAAACCAGAGGCTGGGAGGAAAGCTCTGTCTGAGAACAGTCTGCTCAAGAACATAGACTTCACCGAAACGTTCCTGGGGGAAGAAACTGTCAAAGAAg CCTACGACCTGCCCCTGAGGCCTAACGAGGCCCACATCTTCAACAGCAACATGAGCAAAGTGTTGGTGGTGTTGTTGGGGAGAATAAAGAGTGCAGACAGTGAGGAGAGTGAACACGACAAACCTCAGCTGCCCTCTGACAGCCACTGCTTCCAGGCAGACAG tGGTTTTCCTAATGGCAGTGTGTCCCTGGATGTGCTGCCAGTGAAAGGTCCTCAGGGTCCATCACTGAAAGTCACAAGATCCTCTTCTAAG GCTCCAGACTCGCAGCACTCACAGTCCGAGTCGTGGATCATCCACCCACAGCAGCTCGTCCTCGCAGCTCCCACCATCA ATGGTCCGTCTAGTACCAGCCAAATTCAGATCCAGAACAACACTTCTGGagagctgaactttgacctttcgTGGCCAGCTCACTGCCTCACCATCACCCCACAGCACGGAGTCATTGAGCCTCA GAGCCAACTGCAGATTTTGATCAGCCCCAACCCCTCACTAGCCACTAAATCTGCCCTGCTGCCGTGGAGCGGACAGATTTACGTCCAGTGTGATGGACAGCAGAAG TTCATTAAGGTCCAGATTCGCAGGGACCTGGCTCTGGATGTGTCTGCAGCTCCAGCAGATTCGTCTCTGTCGGTCCTGCCTGCTCAGGCTGCTACTCCTGTGCTGCCTGTTCCCCGACTCGGCAACAAGCCGCCGACGGCAGCTCCCAGCCTGATGGAGATAAAAAACAAGACCATCACCTTCCCTGCCACACTCTCAGGGGAAACTTCAG AGGCCCAGCTGGAGGTGCAGAACGGTGAAGTGGAAGTCAGGTGGTACCTGTCTTCATTCGCTCCTCCTTATGTTAAG GGAGTTGATGACAGTGAAGATGTTTATCGGGCCACATACACTGCCTTCAGATGTTCCAGGGTCTCAGGAACCCTGGGGGCTCATGAGAAGATGCAG gTGCCTGTTACCTTCCTCCCCAGAGACAGAGGGACTTATGTCCAGTTCTGGGACATGGAGTGCCACCCTGTGTCTGAGCCCCAGCAGAAATCCAGAATCCGCTTTCAGCTCTCTGGCACT gGGGTAAAATCTGGGCCAATGGTGGGACCCCAGGAAGGAAACTGTTTCCTGGTGAGGACCGAAGCCACGGAGAAGAGCAGCAAGAGATCTGATTCATCAGCAAGCAAAGCTGG ccAGGAGGAGGCTGTGCGGCGGGGTGTTTATTCCCCTCAGGATCTGTATACCTTCCCACACACTCGGCTGGGGGAGTCCAGCACGCTGAAGGTCAACATCCGGAACAACTCCTCAGAGAAGCATGAG CTGAGATTTATAAAACCTAAGGAGCCCTTCCACATGAAGCATTTTGAGTATTCTCTAAG ATCGCAGCATTACGTGAAGCTACCGGTCCAATTCAAGCCAACGACAGCCGGCAAGCACACCGGCTTGCTGCTCATCCAATCAGAATCAAGTGGAAGTCTGGTTGTCCAGCTGAGTGGTGAAGCATTTCTTTGA